The Paramisgurnus dabryanus chromosome 3, PD_genome_1.1, whole genome shotgun sequence genome includes a window with the following:
- the ccdc97 gene encoding coiled-coil domain-containing protein 97: MWGEIEPCTQTGQSQNSCGTDAIRQKTILWGEIEPCSSKLDECQNTNSPEATEGCPESSNIQAEKMCGGIKSCTKCPTDTDVKDDQTASSFEMGEEDCQESPYLKDELSSCLSSMLEVIAASGSPVKSQQLGEPDLTLEERKEFLLDQYKSKPLVFLERYQAHLKPEHTKAFSHLSNECRVQYYCKEIQRRASNTASRTRVRNHRYAALRALQKGGQYFSEEEMRLRDPLLYEQYIGQYLSEEEIFERSEESMRNGPKGLSDLLINSYQEKLIQNRLEEDQEREQCGAEESDEEDLDEPRQAEWEPNADEKTMLREEFLSQMHQRFLDGKDDFNYSEVDENPDYDNLDIVSRDAEERYFDEDDDEEEDDMMQ, from the exons ATGTGGGGAGAAATCGAACCGTGCACCCAAACAGGGCAGAGTCAAAACAGCTGTGGGACAGACGCGATCAGGCAGAAGACAATATTGTGGGGTGAAATCGAGCCATGCAGCAGCAAACTCGATGAGTGTCAAAACACCAACAGCCCTGAAGCAACTGAGGGATGTCCAGAATCTTCAAATATACAGGCAGAG AAGATGTGTGGAGGAATCAAGTCATGCACCAAATGTCCTACAGACACGGATGTCAAGGATGATCAAACAGCCAGTAGCTTTGAGATGGGTGAAGAAGATTGCCAAGAATCTCCGTATCTAAAG GATGAACTATCTAGCTGTCTCAGTTCAATGCTGGAGGTTATAGCAGCCAGTGGGAGTCCAgtaaaaagccagcagctgggAGAACCAGACCTTACACTGGAGGAGAGGAAGGAGTTTTTACTAGATCAGTACAAATCCAAGCCCTTAGTCTTTCTGGAGCGTTATCAGGCCCATCTGAAGCCGGAGCACACAAAGGCTTTCTCTCACCTGAGCAATGAATGCAGGGTACAATATTACTGCAAGGAAATTCAGAGACGGGCATCCAACACAGCCAGTCGGACAAGAGTTCGTAACCATCGCTATGCAGCTCTCCGTGCGCTTCAAAAGG GTGGCCAGTACTTCAGTGAGGAAGAGATGCGCTTGCGAGATCCACTCCTGTACGAGCAGTACATCGGACAGTACCTGAGTGAAGAGGAAATCTTTGAGCGCTCAGAGGAGTCCATGAGGAATGGCCCAAAGGGACTCTCCGACCTGCTTATCAATTCCTATCAGGAAAAACTGATTCAGAACCGCCTGGAGGAGGATCAGGAGAGGGAGCAGTGTGGAGCGGAGGAGTCAGATGAGGAAG ACCTCGATGAGCCCAGACAGGCGGAGTGGGAGCCGAATGCAGatgagaagacaatgctgaggGAAGAATTTTTGAGTCAAATGCATCAGCGATTCCTGGATGGCAAGGATGATTTCAATTACAG CGAAGTGGATGAGAACCCAGATTATGATAACCTGGATATTGTTAGTCGGGATGCAGAGGAACGTTActttgatgaagatgatgatgaggaggagGATGATATGATGCAGTAG